GTACAGCTGGCGCCGGCTCttttcactgaatctctttacTGTCTTCACAGGTCTCTAACCTCTGCGTGGTGTGCAGCACTGATGCACTCTTTCCTTTACCCACCTTTCCAGAGTTTAGTCCTCTACTCGCCGCTCTCCCACATCTGCCTCCTCCCGCGGCCTTCTCCTGGCTTCCCggtgttttctcttttcattcgCTCCCCACCCGGGTGCCCCCTCTCATACTACCGCCCTGCGTGTATCCTTCCCCCACCTCTCGCTCTCCTCTACCGGGTTCCCGCCCCCGGCGCTTCTCCCGCTCCCTGCCCACCCGCGTTTTCCCCACTCGCTGCCCGCACTCCCACCCCCGCCAGCCCCATTACCCCTACTCACAGCCCCACCCTCGGATCTTTCCGCCCTCCCTCCCgccgcccccccaccccagccccgtcACTCTGCCCCCAGCTGTCCGGCTTGGCTCACAGCCGGCTGGCTTCGACGCGCGCTGACAGTGTAATGAATGGCTTCATTGGTAATTAGCGACCCTGCGGCTAATCACTACATACATTTACATTTCAAGTGCCGCAGAGGGAGCGGGGAAGGGGAAGGGACCGGCGGGAGAGGAAGGGCTCTTTTGGcgctctcccttccctccccggGGAGCGAAGTGAACCAGGGTCTGCCAGAGCAGGCGGCAGTGGAGAGGGGTGGGGACAGCGGCGACCCAGAGAGCCAGCCTGGGCCCACGCAGAACCACCCCATCCTCGCCCTACGCAAATTCGAAACTCCCAGGCCTCTTCCTCCAAATTGCAAATCACTATTACGTCGCCTTCAAGCAAGCCCGGACTTGCATACCCTCGGGGACGGAAGGCTCGCTTCTTCCCTAACTAGCCGGTTCCAACGGTTGCAGCTGTTCGGGGACTTTTCCTCAGGCCTAGCCAAAACTGCCGCCCTGTCGTTCCCACCACCGCTGGGGACCGGCCACGCACTGCTGAAAGTCTTTAATCAACCCCGAGGCTGCCTCCGGCTGCGACGGCTGTACCTCGTGCGGCCGGCGGGAACTGGAGCCAGGTGGAAGTCCAGAGGAACGCGGCCCCGAGGACCTCTGGTCCCAGCGTGCGAAGCAAGAGATCCAGAAGTGGGTCAGCCACTCTCGCGTGGGTGCGCAAGCGTTCAGCTGCTTCAGCCACCCCCAAGGGGAGGCGATGGGGGCCAGCTCAAGATTCTGAGCAGCAAGGGCCAAGAGCTAGGAATTACTGGATCCCGAGACGAAAAGAACAGTcatggaggagagagaggggagccTGACAGCCCCTTCTCAAGACGGGGACCGAGATCCCCCAGACGCCTTTATGCCCGCAGCACTTCCCGGGTTTCCCGCCAGCCCTCCGTGGCCCACGCCCCACACCCTGTCGCAGTCTAACCCGCCGCGCTGCGCGTCCACCCGCACGCCGGCCAGGTCTGCCCCACTCCCTCAGTTCTGTGTGAGGGGGAAAAACGATGAAGGGCAAGACCCTCGGGCAGTTCTGGGGAGTGTCCAGCTCCTTCTCAAGCCCCCTCCATCCGGTCAGCAGCTATTCAATACCAACCTCACCCCTCTCCACTGTTCGTGTCACCTAGCAGGAGACAACGGCCACTCCTTCGGGCCCGTAGAGTCCCCGGAGAAGGGCATCCGGTAGCTTCATAAGGCGCCCAAGGCTTCAACTCCCAccttcctcccttctctttctaAAAACCTGCCCTCACACAGTCTCCTCTTCGAAAAAGGACCGCACTGTGTCTCAGGGTGGGTGCCAAGATGGATCCACAACGAATTCCACCTGGGAGGAAGAGGAATCCGCTTCAGCAGGGAACAACGCCTGCTTAACCTACGGTGGATTTTCCGGCATGGGTGGGAGAAGCTTAACTTCCCTTGGGAAGGGGCCTCCTTGCTGTCTTCCCATTCACCTCAGGGAATAACCTGGCCCAGAGGCTCACTCCGGGGGTCCCGGCGCCTCGCGCTCCAGTCAGGCGTAGCGAGGATAGACTTCGGTCCCCGGCTGCCCCGAGGAGACCATGCCGCCTCGGAGCCGTCCAAGGGGAGGCGCAGAGTGAAGACGGAGCCAGCGCCTCTACCACTGTGCTGACAGCGCAGAGGCTGACCTTGAGACGACAATACCCGCCCGAGAGCGGAAGAGACGAGGGGGGTTGTCCCCCTGGGGAATGGGAGTGGGAGAGGCCCCCGTAGAGCCGCTCGGAAATCCCTCCCTGGGAGGGGACTAGGGGCATCCTCCGGTGGCAACCGGGAAGTGCTCGCGAGGGACCCAGCTTGAAGAAGCGTTTGCACTGCAAACGCAGTTTTTATTTAGGGTGCCCGTTTATGAAGGTTGCTTCGGGGAGGTCGTATAGTAATTATAGAGAACTTTGCCTCCCAAGTCGCCCCCTGGCGCCACCACCGCGCCTCTGTAGTGGGGGACCGGGACTTGGACCCGGAGGTAGGAGAGGTTGGGACGGGGAGGAGCGAGGCCGAGTTGGGGCGGGGCCGGTGGTAGGGGCGGGGCCGCCCAGGCAACTAAAGGCGCTGAGCGCTGGGAGCCGAGAAAGCTGAGTAGCGCATCGCCCACCGAGAGAAGTGGAGGCTGAGGGTTGCGTAGCCCCAGCCCGCCCGCCAGCGTCCACATCATCCCCGCACCCTTACCCCTGGTCGCCCTTGCCGGGCGCTACCCCAGCCATGCATCCCCAGGGCTGAGGCGGCCCCATGGCGAAGCCCTCGTCTCAGCGGTCCCGGCGACTACAGCGCATGGAGAACTTCCGTAAGGTGCGCTCCGAGGAGGCGCCGGCAGGGGGCGAGGCCGAAGGGGGCGGCCCGGGCTCCGGCCCCTTCGCCGATCTGGCGCCTGGCGCGGTGCACATGCGGGTCAAGGAAGGGAGCAAGATCCGGAACCTGCTGGCCTTTGCCGCCGCCAGCATGGCGCAGCCATCCACTCGCGCCATCGTCTTCAGTGGCTGCGGCCGGGCCACCACCAAGACCGTCACGTGCGCGGAGATCCTCAAGCGCCGCCTGGCGGGCCTGCACCAGGTCACGCGGTTGCGCTACCGGAGCGTGCGCGAGGTGTGGCAGAGTCTCCCGCCCGGGCCCACACCGGGTCAACCGCCAGGCGAGCCAGCCGCCAGTCTCAGTGTACTCAAGAACGTGCCGGGCCTTGCCATCCTACTTTCCAAGGACGCGCTAGATCCGTGCCAACCCGGCTACCAGCCCCCTAACCCTCATCCCGGCCCTTTGGCCCCGCCGGCTGCGCCGATGCCCAAGAGGAGCCTAGGGGAGCCAGCAGCAGGAGAAGGCTCCGCGAAACGGTTGCAACCTGAGCCAGGGTCTGCGGACGAGGACCAGACGGTCTGAGAACTTCGAGCTCCTGGCTAGACGGAATGGATCCTACCCCCGGCGCCTCCACCTTCAGACACACCTCCAACCTTTCCCGCCTCGGCCCTCTGGAGCCCACAGCCTGGAAGCAGACCCTCAGACTGGTAGCATGGACCCTAAGGCGACAAGAAAGGGGACCCAGGAGAAGCAGGAGAGGATCCCCGACGACCCCAGGGAAGCTTCCTGGGGTAGTTGCCCCTCTGCCTGTGTTGCCTGATTGAACACGTGGGACCCCACCTTCAGCTTTCCTGGGACCTTCTTTAGGGAGGGAATCGCGGGTAGTTGGACTTTTGAGCCTTTCTCTGGACCCCCAAGGGTTAAAGGCACTCAGCATTCTTGAAGGGAGTCAAAGGAAGTTCTTGGAGTCAGTCCCACCCTTGGCAGAGGAGGGAAGGGGGTAAGAAACTGATTGCTTGAGGGTAGGCAAGTGTGGGATTGTGTGCAGCCCCTGTTCtgccatcccccccccccaacccccacaatTTTCCTTCTAGTTTGCTTCCCCTGCTTCCAAGGAGCACCCTGAGATCGTGGTGGCAAGAGTGTCTCCCCATGGGCTCTAGCTCTGTTACATGCTGTCTCGGAGGGAAAGACCCAGGACAGAATTCTCCACGTCTCTTCCCCCAACCCTCGCAGCTGGAGTCTTGCTttcaataaaacaaacataaaaatggttCTGCCCTCAGATTTTTTCCTAACCACCTGCTTGTGCAAAGATAGCGCTAGTTTGCCCCCTTGTGTCACAGTTCCACCAGCCTGGGATCCTTGGCCTTTGGAGTCTTCAGGATCAGGCACAGAGACTGGAGAGCCTCCAAAGGGTGCAAGGGACACACTGCCCAGTCCCTGACTtccccctctttccctcccctttcccctccctggcTAGTTCTTGTCTTAAGGGAGGGTTTGTGCCCAGAAGGGAACCTGAATATCCCTAGGATTCACCACTACGGGAGAGAGAGTATATTGCTTTtctgggaggggaaggaagtagGCGGCTCCCTGCTGTGGCCTTAGGTCTGCAATCTCCTACGAACAGACTGAGCATTACCCAGGAGGCTGGCGCAATGCACCCCATTCCCCTGGGTGGGCTCTCTTCTTCACTGCCCTCTCTGAGAAAGGACAGCACACCcttgggggaggagagaggctgAGCACACATCCACTGCTGGAAATTACTATtcaacagagaagctgagacttGGCTATGAATCACCGCAGGCTCCCTGATAAGCTGCTGCCTCCAGCCCTGCACAGCTGGCTGCCAAGAGATAGAAGCCACATAAGCCTTTCTGCTCAACTCTAAGTTAGTTGGGGGGCAGGGTTGCTGGAAGAGCTCTGGTGAGTAAGAGGGGGCACAAATCCCCAGGATCTCATAAGCAGATCCCACCCATGCAGCACCCCTGCCAAGGAGGTGATGGGGAAGAAGGTATTTGTAAGTGACTGCTAGCAGAACCCTGAAATAAATCCTCTGCTAGGGCAAAAGGTAGGTTTTGCAGCTGACAAGAGAGCTCTTCAGGGAGTTGTCCCCCCACTTCCTGCCCTGCAATTCTCTACTTGAACTTCGGACCGGCATCCCTGTCTCTTTTTCTAACTCTGGCACTGGTTGCCCTTCCCAATTTCCTGTTCTTGTTGAGTCCTTGGAGAGAACCAAGGGGCTTGGGTGTGCTTGTCTGACCCTCAGGGGTGGTCTAACAAGGGTGGAAAGAATCCTGACAACTAAGGTGCCCTGGGTTGGTCCTGGGCTTAATAAGCATCTAAAGTAAATGATAAAATTTGGAAGAGATCCTGCAGGGTAGAAGTTTAAGGGAGACTGACCTTGGTTCTGGAAAAGAGCTAACTTTCCAAGACCACTAGTGTTCTGAAGTACTGAGTGCCTAATCACCAGGGGTGTACAAGCAGGGGCTGCCACAGTCTTGACAGGGAGGGGAGACTGCAGAGGCTTTCACTTCTGATGGGGGTTAAGTCAGGCAAGTCCCCTTCCAGCCTAGAAACTCATGGGAGTGAGGTGGGGAGGTAGCACATTGTTTCCCCAGCATTAACGTATCCCCACAGTAGACTGAGATTCTGCTTCCCATGCCAGAAAACAGGTCATGAAACTTTCTTTTCTGAACCCTCTCCTCTTCCcaacaggttcagatctcaggcTTCCCctaacccccccaccccatccccgttCACAAATAGAACTTTTTGTCACCTATAGAGTCTGAATTTTAAACAGATTCTTGGACTGGTGGCTTATATCCATCAGCTTGTTCAACTTGCACCTGTCTCATTTCTAAAGGCTTTTCCAACACTACTGCCTTCACCATGACGCTCCATGAGTTTTCCCAATACAACCTTGGGCTTCAGCATCTTTACTTTTCTAGCATACGCATCATAGTGAGGATAGATTGGCAAGTCTTTTCTATGTCTTTACCAGTGCTGTCTGGAATCAACTGATTGCCCACTTCTTTCAGGTCATTTGTTGGCACCTCTCAAGTCACGATTTCCACCATCTTTTGGGTTTGGCTGGCCTGTTGGTGCTGAGCATAAGAGGTCTTCTGAATCTGATTGTTGCATTTTTTAGTAAAACCAAcacagaacaaacaaaacaaccatCAGTCGTTTTGACATCAACATTTTTGACCATGGAGCAGTCTGTCACAGGTAAGATCCATGCCATGGATATGTGTTAGGCAGCCCTGCACATCCTCAGTAATTAGCTTGAATATTCTAAATGCAATGCAACTTCATTGTTCTGTAGATCAGCAAGGCTCCCTTCAAAAACATGACCCTTAAGGTCATCAGATGCAATTTTGTTTCCTTGAGTCCTTGTAACTAGTGTTTTctcaatatttcttatatttaacaTTGCTGGTGCTTTTACATCATGCCAATCTTTCTTAGAAAGTGGATCAACTACTTTCATCTTGGCTTCCTTTTTGACCTTTTGTAAAGTGCTTGTTGTTGCCAGTCACCAGGGTGCTGCTGCACAGAGAGCAAAAGGGCAGAAGTGTCCCGGGGTTTTGATAGGTATGCTCACTCACCAACAGCACCCAGCACCTGGGAGGGCCCCATGCTGGCCTCACTGATTCTCTGGCCCTGCTGACCTAGGAACAGGCTCCAAAGGAAGGTGACAGATGTCCATGTACCCCACCCTCCAGGCTGAGTGGGGAGCAGGTGAGGCCTGAGAAATTCTGTAACACCGGTAGGAGTGGAGGTGGTTGGGATAGCACCTCAGAGATAGGGTGCATTCCAGGAGCAGACCAGGGGCAGCAGTGAAAGGAAGTGGGAAGCCCCCCCTGTGAGATCCCATCTTTCCATTAGTGGCCTTTATCCTGCAGCCTCCCATCTTCCATCCTTGCCTACCAGGCCCAGCCTGTTGCCAGCCTGGGCCCTGCCTTGGGGAACTTGCATGCTAGAGGTAGTGGTGAGGGCTCACACCCAGAAAACTTTCAGGTCACAAAATGAAGAGTTTACTCCATTTGAGAAcattaaagtatataattcaagATCATAACTTGTGGCCAGATGGGCAGTGGATCTCCAGCTGAACGACTTCATCCATTCAGCAAGCATTCACAGAATCACAGAATAATCAGACATGCCTCCTGCTTCAAGGTCCCAGTCcagtgaggagaaagaaaaataagaaattgcaGCACAATTCTATGATAGTGGAGGAGGGAGCTCCGAGAAGGGGGCACTTAACTCACCCAGAGATGCTGATGGAGCTGATTCTCCAAAGACTAGAAGGAGTTAGCCAGTTGGACAGAACCTGGAAGGGAATTCCAGGCAAAGCACACAGAGGTGATGTTGCATTTAGTGTTCAGGGAACCATATGTGGCTGGAGGATATTGTACACATAGTAAGAGGCAGCTGGGGCTGGAGTACCAGGTGGGAGCCAGGTCTCAGGGAACCTCCCTGAAGGAAGTGGGGAGCCAGTGGAAGCCGGGAAGTGCTCCAGTCTGATTGGTGTTTGAGGACGATCCCCCTGACATCTGCATATGTAGGAGGTGGATCTGGGAGGCAACAGGGAAGTAAAGGATAAAACAATGGCAGTGGGGATGGAAATGGGGGCAGATTTGTGAGCTACCCAGGTTAGATAGGATTTCACACCATTACAGGCAGGAAAAGAGAGGGCTTCTCCTTGTGGCATTGACCTTAGCCTGGCCAGGATTTGGCCTGACCTCCCAACATCCTAGGGGACATACTTCCTAAGGGCCAAGCAAGAGAGGGATTTTTTTATGTGTAAGCTGGGGGCTGCTGTTCTAGAGACCTGTTGGGAAGGGGAGGATTCCCTGTGTGGCTTCAAATTGGTAAAAGCCTCAGGAACTGTCATCCATTGACCATAAATCTGCCAGGGTGTATTCATTCCCCAGTGAGGGGAAGATCTGAGCTCTGTTCCTAGCTCCCACTGCATTAGTTTACATAGTTTTGATCCTTGCTATGCCCACAATGGCCTCTAGGGATGCCCTAGTTCCCTCCGTTTCACTGAGATGTTGAAACACTTTCAGGCCTCCGACAGAGGGATaattgaagaaacaaagaaa
The Choloepus didactylus isolate mChoDid1 chromosome 4, mChoDid1.pri, whole genome shotgun sequence DNA segment above includes these coding regions:
- the RPP25 gene encoding ribonuclease P protein subunit p25; its protein translation is MAKPSSQRSRRLQRMENFRKVRSEEAPAGGEAEGGGPGSGPFADLAPGAVHMRVKEGSKIRNLLAFAAASMAQPSTRAIVFSGCGRATTKTVTCAEILKRRLAGLHQVTRLRYRSVREVWQSLPPGPTPGQPPGEPAASLSVLKNVPGLAILLSKDALDPCQPGYQPPNPHPGPLAPPAAPMPKRSLGEPAAGEGSAKRLQPEPGSADEDQTV